AGTTTGCTGTGTTGATCCTCCCCTTGGTCCTCCTATGGCTGCAGATACTTGTGACGACCTATCAGGACTCAGTGGgatggatgggatcttccagcatggCTAGAAGAGCATGACCCAGGCCCAGGCCCTCTAATTCTACAGACTTGAACCCACCTCGAATTGTCGTGTTGGCTCAATGGATCCTCCCCTGGGTCCTCCTATGTCTCCAGATACCTGCAACGACCTTCCAGGACCTTATTGGGTCACGGGGACTTCCGAGTACCACCCTGGCCCCCTGAATTCCCTTTggtcccagacttgaacccaattgagcatctatGGGACCTCCTTGATGGTCGTGTTGGCTCTACGGATCCTCCCCTGGATCCTCCCTttgctccagatacctgtgacaaccttccAGGACCTTATAGGGTCACGGGGGCTTCCGAGTACCCTTCCCCCTGAATTCCCTTTGTTCCAATCTACAGATCCTCCCCAGGATCCTCCCTACAACCTACCGGGACATTATTCAGACAAACCCGGGATGCACACTAAGAAGATCTGAGTCCCTGATACCGGATACCACGGGATGCCTTTGGATGTCTCGTGGAGTCCACGTGTCGGTGGTCCGAGTTACTCCTGAAGAAGGTCTCATTTCGTGAGCTGGcttcccagacttgaaccctaAGGAGCGCCTTGAGCAAATGCAGTCAGCACGGCTCCAGACACCCATGGCGACCTACTAGGACCTTATCGAGTCTCTCCCAACCCTTGTATTAAAAATCTACTAATGATCGTTtacttgtgtgtgtttaggttgcCATCAAATACGTGGTGAAGGATGAGGACCTCAGATTTACCAGGATTGTAAGTGACTTTACCTTTCAGATGAAGTAAATACCGTATAGactggatatacagtgtatcacaaaagtgagtacacccctcacatttctgcaaatatttcattatatcttttcatgggacaacactatagacatgaaacttggatataacttagagtagtcagtgtacagcttgtatagcagtgtagatttactgtcttctgaaaataactcaacacacagccattaatgtctaaatagctggcaacataagtgagtacaccccacagtgaacatgtccaaattgtgcccaaatgtgtcgttgtccctccctggtgtcatgtgtcaaggtcccaggtgtaaatggggagcagggctgttaaatttggtgttttgggtacaattctctcatactggccactggatattcaacatggcacctcatggcaaagaactctctgaggatgtgagaaatagaattgttgctctccacaaagatggcctgggctataagaagattgctaacaccctgaaactgagctacagcatggtggccaaggtcatacagcggttttccaggacaggttccactcggaacaggcttcgccagggtcgaccaaagaagttgagtccacgtgttaggcgtcatatccagaggttggctttaaaaaatagacacatgagtgctgccagcattgctgcagaggttgaagacgtgggaggtcagcctgtctgtgctcagaccatacgccgcacactgcatcaactcggtctgcatggtcgtcatcccagaaggaagctgacgcacaagaaagccagcaaacagtttgctgaagacaagcagtccaagaacatggattactggaatgccctgtggtctgacgagaccaagatatacttgtttggctcagatggtgtccagcatgtgtggcggcgccctggtaagaagtaccaagacaactgtatcttgcctacagtcaagcatggtggtggtagcatcatggtcttgggctgcatgagtgttgctggcactggggagctgcagttcattgagggaaacatgaattccaacatgtactgtgacattctgaaacagagcatgatcccctccctttgaaaactgggcctcatggcagttttccaacaggataacgaccccaaacacaacctccaagatgacaactgccttgctgaggaagctgaaggtaaaggtgatggactaaacccaattgagcacctgtggcgcatcctcaagtggaaggtggaggagcacaaggtgtctaacatccaccagctccgtgatgtcatcatgaaggagtgaaagaggattccagtagcaacctgtgcagctctggtgaattccatgcccaggagggttaaggcagtgctggataataatgatggtcacacaaaatattgacactttgggcacaatttggacatgttcactgtggggtgtactcacttatgttgccagccatttagacattaatggctgtgtgttgagttattttcagaagacagtaaatctacactgctatacaagttgtacactgactactctaacttatatccaagtttcatgtctatagtgttgtcccatgaaaagatataataaaatatttgcagaaatgtgaggggtgtactcacttttgtgatacactgtacattaaatCATTTGTTCTTGTCTCTTCTACCATCAGCCCGGCGAGACAGAGTTACTCCCCGTCGAGGTGGCCCTGATGCGCATGGTGTCCAGGCCGCCCGCCAACCCGTACGTGCTGAAGCTCCTGGAGTGGTTCGACACGCCCGAGCGCTGCATCCTGATCCTGGAGCGGCCCGTCCCCTGCGTAGACCTCTACCAGCTGATGCGCAAGAAGGGTAGGCTGAGGATGCAGTTTGCCCGGCATGTAATGCGGCAGGTTGTCCTGGCGGTGCTCCACTGCCGGGATCGCGGTGTCTTGCACAGGGACATTAAGCGCCAGAATGTCCTTCTGAACACGGAGACGCTGGAGGTGAAGCTGATCGACTTCGGATGCGGCGACCTGTTGAGGGACACTCCGTACTACACATATTCAGGTAACTGTGCACCAATGAGGGACGGGTACTTTGGTTTGGACTTTGGGTACTAGTTTGTCTTCTTTGTTCGTGTAGGCACGTGGGAATACTCGCCACCCGAGTGGATAACCAAGCAGAAGTACTATGGCTGCCCTGCGACCGTCTGGAGTCTGGGCGtactgctgtttttcttggtttGTGGACGCCTGCCATTTCGGTCTAGGAAGGAGATCACCAAAGGGCGTCTAGTGTTCAAACCTGGTGTGTCTAATGGTAaggaaatatatacattaagaCCTGCAATTAcgctgaccaggcataacattattaggTGAAGTGACTATCAAGGAGCGAATCGTGATGGATAAATGACTGGGTCTGAGTATCTCCaaatctgcagctcttgtggggtggtccagggagggtagagtggtaaaccagtgacagggtcatgggcagccaaggctcgctGATGCATGTGTGGCCCGATCCAGCAGaagagctcctgtagctcaaaggtAGCAGCAGACCAGTAAGGATGCCCATGGTGACCCCTGTCCACGTCGCTCACctgggggaacacatggcaccaggatgcactatgggaagaagttcTGCCAACattctgctgggaaactttgggttgggtcactctgacacgtagctcctGACACGTAGCTCCTGACACGTAGCTCTGACACGTAGCATTTGAGGACCATGTCCACTCTTCCAtggattccccagatctcgattCAACCGAGCGTCCGTGGGATGTGTTGGACAAACGAGTCCGATCAATGGAGGCCAcgttattaggaaggtggtcataatgttatgcctgatcggtgtatcttctTCAGATCTAAACACCGTATAATTTAAATCTGCATTGTCGCACTCGCCAGCCTGCTGCCATCTGATCGAACAATGCCTCAAGAAGAAGCCCAGCAAGCGTCTCACCCTCGGGCAGATCCTCCTGCATGGGTGGTTTGATGAGTAACCGGAAGACTAGGTCCAGACGGTGTAGATCTTTACACTCATACTGGCGGCTGCAAAAAAGAGGGTAACACGGCAGAAAAACACGTATCAAATAATTCAAGTGATGTACGAATGATTTAATAACGTCTTGAGCGTTTCTCTCCTAGGATCTGCGCGTCTTCCAGCAAAGGTACGACCGGCTGATACAGATGCTGGAGAATCGTACTAATCGGATGTGGGCCAAAGTGGAGCTGGCGCAGATCGGGGTGAGTTTGACTCAGTCTGAAACTGGCACTATATTTACTACTATATGTGTCGACTGCCGGATGCCACCCATGCGGTTACCCATAGCGACTACGCCATCAGTCAGAACCACAGTCCTACCGTTCTAATAGAAAATCTATTTTCCTTTTACTCACAGATCCAGCACGTTAACTTTATAGACATCGTCTTTGAGCTGGTGCTGCTGGGAATTCTGGGAAGAGCGAGGGTGCATCAGATCATCTCAGTAAGAGAGTCTGTGCTCTATAGAGTCTAAAATTAATCTGTGCTGCCCTACAAGTGTAGTTAAACACACCATTGTTTAGTTGACGCAGTACCGGAGACAAAGGCTCTTTCTGGACCGGCTGATTGCTCTCATCTATTCGTGTGTTACGCCCAGATAGACTGAACGTGTTATTTATTCCATCTTCAGGTGTGTGTTCTTTACACCATGAATGATCTTGAATAGAACTGTCTGCTAGTAATCTGTTATTtcttctgtttctctctcagacTGAGATGCTGAGCTTCCTGGATGAAATCTTCACTCTGGACGAGTCTTTGTATGCAGAACCTGAAGCCCTGGCTGCTGCACTGGAGACGCTTTTATGGCAGAGCCTCCAACGGTTTCATGAAAGGCTGGAAACAGAGGACATCTAAAGGCCAACCTTGAttagaacctttatttaactgtcagGGATGCATGTCTGGTGGTTgacgtgtttttaatgtttgttcaCAGTTTGTGTACTTGTGGAGGTGCGTCAGGACCCAAGACATCGGCGACGTGTGAAGATACCACCGATGTGGAAGCATGTATTAGGATCTCTGAGAGAcctgctgcctttaagacgatGTCTTTACATCAGGACAACGCCCGGATGACTTTGTGGACCAGATCCAGATGTGTAAAAAGCTGATGTTctgtaaaaatttaataaaaaaagaagaaactgtGAGTCATTCATTCTCTAGCGTCTTTATTCTCCAAaataaaagatttccaatgattTCACTGATTGCTATATAAAGTTGGGACGCAGGCAGAATAAGAGTAAAAGGTTTATAGaagattacagttacagttgctCTCCATGCTGCTCTTTATTTTGAGGGAATTTGAGTTGTGAGATTTGGGAACAAACTGGGAACTGGAATGTGGACACAATACAGAGGAAGTAAAGGTGTCACAGACACTTAAGGAAAAGAAGCTCTACAAGGCAAAGAACCAATTCGCTCAGGGACCGAACAGTGACAACTCACcaatggtgtggcttgaaccagcaaccttttgatcgctagcccagtaccttaaccactaataccaagttcacactacacgactgtgtTCAGATCTTTgttcagttcacactacacagtggacagtgagtgtagaaacaaggaggtggttttaatgttatggatgatcagtgtagtctatttaatcagctccgcttaccatataggagcactttgtagttctacaattactgactgtagtccatctatttctctacctgcttttactctgtttttcaatggtcacattgtttaggtggtggatcattctcagaactgcagtgacactgcagtgacactgacatggtgtgttagtgtggaacAATTTACAATAGTgtgaaagaataaagaaaatgaaaagtgAGTGAGGTAAAACTGATAATCAGGTAGTATAGAGTCTGTAGCGTTTACCTCAGCTGCTCCAGGACGCGTCTCAATTTGTTAATGCTTTGTGAAAGCCTTTATAAAATGCTGATGTGAGTTAtttctcctgttaaaaaaattaaattgaattaaagtttagtgtagaattatgtacaaagatctacagAGTCTAgatgaactggccggttagctcagttggttagagcgtggtgctaataacgccagggtttgatcctcgtacgggccacacccactttaaccattaaaggtagcatggttgagagagagtcaggtgagcatgtgctgagtatcaggactttctaacctgagtaatttaatcactgaaagtaagaataccaccctgttcttctgccatctttaattctggcttcatttcacctaatgatcgtggcatgacctttataaatgcttgCAATCAATTTTGttaatggcaaaaataaataaaaagagaactgctgtgtaatttagtgaattcttgcactgcacatggcagaagactaaaagaaattgagaccgtgtagaataaaagtattaggaaagtatgaggttaaaagcatcagcttttatttattcttaaaagaaaaatacatgaacctcagtcatctcacatgaagatctgttctgctcaacaacagtaaagctctccatcgtttctgtgtggcagcaccataactgaagggctgtcagtgtatcAGGTATGTGGGTACATGCCCTGCCCATGAAGACCAGCCGGTTaactcagttggttagagcgtggtgctaatagcaccaaggtcttgggtttgatccccatacGGGCCACTATCCCTTTTGCACTTAAACTAACAAGCAAGTGagtcttctctaactagcaggtcctattgacctgggcttcaaacgttgtctctgacaagtgtgagatctttttaatgcccctctcattcaagtcagaaacatgccattatttcaatttgccaaacttaattaACCCTCTGTAAATGTTTGCAAGTCATGTGACTTTTGTGTCCAATGAAAAAGCAGTGcttgtgtctctgtggtgcaatcggttagcgtgttcggctgttaaccgaaaggttggtggttcgagcccacccagggacgagtgccttttattgcacaacctgcctgttgatcaaacggatatgagacacaagaacaatgtgtagtcccacagaatagtggaaataagtaactgaaaaacatccagtaaacaacagtcctacgaGCACAAAAaaccacctgataagtcaccggagaccggctgtccaaagtggaagaacgtccttttggtttcagtagatgttaaatgaagatactcgcccaacgtggggctcgaagcCACGACcttgagattaagagtctcatgctctaccgactgagctagccgggcttaagcagtaTGTcggaacagacagctcatcagtcagaccatcagagagatgtaggtttaatagtgttattttaaataaacaaaaataaatgaaataaaacaattttactTTCAAAGAATGTGCACAGTGAaatacactgaaaacctcaaAAGGTCGTCCTAACATGAGTGTGTTTCAGTGctgtttaatacaaataaataaaatatataagcaCTGCAGGACGGatcagctgcattcatcttcccctctatcaggactgccaccaccatgcttcacattaGGTGCAGCATTAGCCGGGTGCCTGGTCTCCACCAGACATAATGTGTTTCTCGTGGTCCGAGAGACCTCTAGGTGCATTTTAGCACCTAGTTCaaatggttgatcttctggaaggttctcacgtctccacaaggatacgccggaggttcctgctcacctcccggCCAGGCcagacttcttccatttatggaTGTTGGTGGTCTGTACCCTTGCCCAGATCTATGCCTCTGAGGTCTGCAGacgattcctttgaccccatggccactgtggactgtgggacctCGTATAAGCAGGTGTCTGCAATCCCCAATCGTATCCAATCAAACCAATTGACCACAGGTGGCCTCCAGTTAAATTGGAGATGCATCTCAAGCGGTATCATACCCGTCTTTTGGGTGTCCTATCAAAGTCTGTGCACACAGACGCCTAAAAACatgctaataacacacagacaaCGGTACAGTTCACGTCTTTAttgaacaatttatttatttaataaacaaagaagCTGCTGGTAACTGTAAGAAGAATCTCCTCATCTTCCGGATCGAGATGCTCGTTGACCTGCGGACTACCGTTACGCTATCGTGACGTCCTGGAGGTCCGGTGAGGTCCTGTGAGGTCCTGTGAATAGAGACTTAAACCTTGCATAGATATCAAACCTTCATCATCTCCTACTCACCCAGAAA
The sequence above is drawn from the Trichomycterus rosablanca isolate fTriRos1 chromosome 14, fTriRos1.hap1, whole genome shotgun sequence genome and encodes:
- the LOC134326933 gene encoding serine/threonine-protein kinase pim-2-like, with protein sequence MRMVSRPPANPYVLKLLEWFDTPERCILILERPVPCVDLYQLMRKKGRLRMQFARHVMRQVVLAVLHCRDRGVLHRDIKRQNVLLNTETLEVKLIDFGCGDLLRDTPYYTYSGTWEYSPPEWITKQKYYGCPATVWSLGVLLFFLVCGRLPFRSRKEITKGRLVFKPGVSNACCHLIEQCLKKKPSKRLTLGQILLHGWFDE